The following DNA comes from Hordeum vulgare subsp. vulgare chromosome 3H, MorexV3_pseudomolecules_assembly, whole genome shotgun sequence.
TATTATGTTTCAGAAACGAAAAGCAACTTTGTAATAGCGATATGGTTTTCCAACCCGTAGCGATTATCTTTCTACCACGACGAGCAAAATCAATCATATTTTGTACATTTATCCAACGGTGAAAACAAATCGTATTTCAGCAAAGTAATTGCTTGCATATCGTTCAAAGTGCTTTTGTGTAGTTTATATGACATGCCCCagtttcttcaaatcaacatACAATACATTAAAAATACATGTTTACAAATAGAATTTTGCCATGCTAATTTGTGCTTTGAAAAATACAGGGGGTGAGTTTTTAATCAAAAATATAAAATATCAGTAGTACCCCGACACAACGCGCGTGCACGGGAACCTCGCGAAGCCCAAACTTGATGGATCCAATCAGCACTTGCCGGGCTTCTTGGGCCCGAACACGAAGTCGCCGGCCGTGTAGACCGCCTGCAGCCCGTCGGGGAGCGTCACGAACTTGCGGAACTTGAGCGGCGACCCCTTGTCGTCGTTCCCGCGGGGCTTGACGGGCACTCCGCACGCGCGCGCCGGCGACCCCAGCACGTACACCTTGCAGTCCTTGCTAGTGAAGGGCGCCGACTGCTGCGCCGTCTGGATCTGGAAGTAGCCGCGCTCGTCCGTGGCGCCCCACACCGACAGCGCCCACTCCCCGCGCCTGCACCGCAGCAGCGCGGGGGCATCTGcgtcgacaaaacaagaggcgGATTAGCAGATGAACAATGGTGTTTTTGATCCGTGTGGGCTGCTGGCCTGCGGCGCGCGCGCGCGCATACGTACTCGGGAGCGGGGACGCATTCCTGGACTGGACGTAGCCGGCGTACCGGCACCCCTTGCACCAGACGGCGCCCTCGACGCCGATGGTGAAGT
Coding sequences within:
- the LOC123440191 gene encoding non-classical arabinogalactan protein 30-like — encoded protein: MALLARCLLVCLAILVLSVGCLPGSGSAMGLPRPRPNLNFTIGVEGAVWCKGCRYAGYVQSRNASPLPNAPALLRCRRGEWALSVWGATDERGYFQIQTAQQSAPFTSKDCKVYVLGSPARACGVPVKPRGNDDKGSPLKFRKFVTLPDGLQAVYTAGDFVFGPKKPGKC